A stretch of the Arachis stenosperma cultivar V10309 chromosome 6, arast.V10309.gnm1.PFL2, whole genome shotgun sequence genome encodes the following:
- the LOC130935733 gene encoding two-on-two hemoglobin-3-like: MTMRKNGFVQSSLILRRKTLFKTNTNFSSKEWEALLSILREESGTSYHISFLLDVLAGHPALIGRHRPFPVTHQAAERWLHHMQQALDTTTDIDDDSKIKMMNFFRHTAYFLVAGDELKNQNQQVPCKHAAGR, translated from the exons ATGACGATGAGGAAGAATGGTTTCGTTCAATCTTCGCTAATTCTAAGAAGGAAGACGCTATTCAAAACCAATACGAATTTTTCGTCCAAAGAATGGGAGGCCCTGCTCTCTATTCTCAGAGAAGAG AGTGGAACTAGCTACCATATAAGCTTCCTTCTTGATGTATTGGCAGGGCATCCTGCTCTAATTGGTCGACATCGACCGTTTCCAGTCACGCACCAAGCTGCAGAGAGGTGGTTGCATCACATGCAACAAGCGTTGGATACAACTACAGATATAGATGATGACTCAAAGATAAAAATGATGAACTTTTTCAG GCACACTGCATATTTTCTGGTTGCTGGAGATGAACTGAAGAATCAAAACCAGCAAGTGCCATGCAAGCATGCAGCAGGAAGATAA